One window of the Clostridium sp. MB40-C1 genome contains the following:
- the grpE gene encoding nucleotide exchange factor GrpE yields MENKEKIEEILTEETDDKINEQEEIIDETDEEIKENTEDEVNELDEVNELKVENNKFKEENKKLENELDTLKDRLLRVNAEYENFRNRTEKEKKGIYTDACGDVLENILPVYDNLQRAIMADGSVEDLRLGIEAVMKQFIESLKKLDVEEISTEGEFDPNYHNAIMHIEDDNFDKNQIVEVFQKGFKRGDKVLRYSLVKVAN; encoded by the coding sequence ATGGAAAATAAAGAAAAAATTGAGGAAATCCTGACAGAAGAGACGGATGACAAAATTAATGAGCAAGAAGAAATTATTGATGAAACGGATGAAGAAATAAAAGAAAATACTGAAGATGAAGTTAATGAATTAGATGAAGTTAATGAATTAAAAGTAGAAAATAATAAATTTAAAGAAGAAAACAAAAAATTAGAGAATGAATTAGATACATTAAAAGATAGGCTTTTAAGAGTAAATGCAGAATATGAAAATTTTAGAAACAGAACTGAAAAAGAGAAAAAAGGAATTTATACAGATGCTTGTGGAGATGTTTTAGAAAACATTCTACCTGTATATGACAATTTACAAAGGGCTATAATGGCTGATGGTAGTGTAGAGGATCTTAGATTAGGAATAGAAGCTGTTATGAAGCAGTTCATTGAATCTTTGAAAAAATTAGATGTTGAGGAAATTTCAACAGAAGGAGAATTTGATCCAAATTACCATAATGCCATAATGCATATAGAAGATGACAATTTTGATAAAAATCAGATTGTAGAAGTATTCCAAAAAGGATTTAAAAGAGGAGATAAGGTGTTAAGATATAGCCTTGTAAAAGTAGCTAATTAA
- the dnaJ gene encoding molecular chaperone DnaJ has translation MANKDYYEVLGISKGASEDEIKKSYRKLAMKYHPDRNPGDKEAEEKFKDINEAYQVLSDPEKKSQYDRFGTTDFNGGFGGAGGFDFSGGMGGFEDIFDSFFGGFGGFSSRRKNGPERGEDIEYTLNLTFEEAVFGVEKEISLSKNEKCETCNGTGAKPGTNSKTCDKCNGTGQVRYQRNTPLGSFVSTATCDKCSGSGKIITDPCHTCHGKGTVRKNKKIKIKIPAGVDTGNVLPLRGQGEPGKNGGPSGDLYINIRVSPHKFFKRKGFDIYVEQHISFARAALGVELEVATVDGDVKYKVPAGTQSGTVFRLKGKGITRVNGHGRGDEYIKVIVDVPKNLNDKQKEALVAFMEASGEKLEDSHKKSFVDKIKDTFK, from the coding sequence ATGGCAAATAAAGATTATTATGAGGTCCTAGGAATTTCAAAGGGTGCTAGTGAAGATGAAATAAAGAAATCATATAGAAAACTTGCAATGAAATACCATCCAGATAGAAATCCGGGGGATAAAGAGGCAGAAGAAAAATTTAAAGATATAAATGAAGCATATCAAGTACTATCAGATCCTGAAAAAAAATCTCAATATGATAGATTTGGAACTACAGATTTTAATGGTGGATTTGGCGGTGCAGGCGGCTTTGACTTTTCAGGTGGTATGGGAGGATTTGAAGATATATTTGATTCCTTCTTTGGAGGTTTTGGTGGATTTTCATCAAGAAGAAAGAATGGACCTGAAAGAGGAGAAGATATTGAGTATACTTTAAATCTTACTTTTGAGGAAGCGGTTTTTGGAGTTGAAAAGGAAATATCTTTATCAAAAAATGAGAAATGTGAAACTTGTAATGGAACTGGCGCTAAACCAGGAACAAATTCTAAAACTTGCGATAAGTGTAATGGAACAGGTCAAGTAAGGTATCAAAGGAATACCCCTCTTGGAAGTTTTGTTAGTACAGCTACCTGCGATAAGTGCAGTGGAAGTGGTAAAATTATAACAGATCCATGTCATACTTGTCATGGAAAGGGTACTGTAAGAAAGAATAAAAAAATAAAGATCAAAATACCAGCAGGAGTTGATACAGGCAATGTATTACCTCTTAGAGGACAAGGAGAACCAGGTAAAAATGGTGGACCTTCAGGAGATTTATATATAAATATAAGAGTTTCTCCACATAAATTTTTCAAAAGAAAAGGCTTTGATATATATGTAGAACAGCATATTAGTTTTGCTAGAGCAGCTTTAGGAGTAGAACTTGAAGTGGCTACAGTAGATGGAGATGTTAAATATAAGGTTCCAGCAGGAACTCAATCAGGTACAGTTTTTAGACTTAAAGGTAAAGGTATTACAAGAGTTAATGGTCATGGAAGAGGAGACGAATATATTAAGGTTATAGTAGACGTACCTAAAAACTTAAATGATAAGCAAAAAGAAGCTTTAGTAGCTTTTATGGAAGCTAGCGGAGAAAAGTTAGAAGATAGTCACAAAAAATCATTTGTGGATAAAATAAAAGATACTTTTAAGTAA
- a CDS encoding 16S rRNA (uracil(1498)-N(3))-methyltransferase — MHKFFVPENDIFGDRAVIEGEDVKHIYKVLRLKKGEKVNINNCNGKEYLGEIESISKAVVEVTLIEEINVSNEAPIEVYLYQGFPKGSKMDLIVQKCTELGIKEIIPVITSRVLSAVGNVKKENGKVDRWNRIAFEACKQSKRTLISKVRDVIEFNEMKEELKEMDLVVVPYENAENYGVKNLINNLHNKVKKVAIVVGPEGGFEEEEIEILKEIKAEIVTLGPRILRTETAGFVCLSLIMYELGDLGGKS, encoded by the coding sequence GTGCATAAGTTTTTTGTACCAGAAAATGATATATTTGGAGATAGAGCTGTAATAGAAGGTGAAGATGTAAAGCATATTTATAAAGTTTTAAGATTAAAAAAGGGAGAAAAGGTAAATATTAATAACTGTAATGGAAAAGAATATTTAGGGGAAATAGAGTCTATAAGTAAAGCTGTTGTAGAAGTAACTCTAATAGAAGAAATTAATGTGAGTAATGAAGCACCTATAGAGGTATATTTATATCAAGGATTTCCAAAAGGTAGTAAAATGGATTTAATTGTTCAAAAGTGTACTGAATTAGGAATAAAAGAAATAATACCTGTTATAACTTCAAGAGTTTTGTCTGCTGTAGGAAATGTAAAGAAGGAAAATGGTAAGGTAGATAGATGGAATAGAATTGCCTTTGAAGCATGCAAGCAAAGTAAAAGAACTCTTATATCGAAAGTAAGAGATGTAATAGAATTTAATGAAATGAAAGAAGAATTAAAAGAAATGGATCTAGTTGTAGTACCTTATGAAAATGCAGAAAATTATGGTGTGAAAAATTTAATTAATAATTTGCATAATAAAGTTAAAAAGGTAGCGATTGTTGTAGGACCAGAAGGTGGTTTTGAAGAAGAAGAAATTGAAATTTTAAAAGAAATAAAAGCAGAAATAGTTACATTAGGTCCGAGAATACTTAGGACAGAGACAGCTGGATTTGTTTGTCTAAGCTTAATTATGTATGAACTAGGAGATTTAGGAGGAAAAAGTTAA
- the prmA gene encoding 50S ribosomal protein L11 methyltransferase — MDKDWIEIEVITSSEAVEAVTGILYNTGVQGVAILDSQDIKLKKENPGQFDWVDEIIIDVKEGAILRAYYKKEDNIDEYVNYIKEAVDKLEEYGIDKGKGLVTAKRINEEDWENNWKQYYKPTKVGNRVVVKPIWEEYTKKDDEVIVELDPGMAFGTGTHETTRLCVKALEEYVKEDSVVFDIGTGSGILAISAAKLGAKKVVGVDLDPVAVDSAKKNISYNNIDNIEVLYGNLMEVVDGKANIVIANILADVIKILVEDVKKFIEKDGYFISSGIILERKADVIEKLVECGFTVEKVNVDGEWCCIIAKA; from the coding sequence ATGGATAAGGATTGGATAGAGATAGAGGTTATTACAAGTAGTGAGGCTGTAGAAGCTGTAACAGGTATTTTATATAATACAGGAGTGCAAGGAGTTGCTATTTTAGATTCTCAAGATATTAAATTAAAAAAAGAGAATCCTGGTCAATTTGATTGGGTTGATGAAATAATAATAGATGTAAAAGAAGGGGCTATTTTAAGAGCTTACTATAAAAAAGAAGATAACATAGATGAGTATGTAAATTATATAAAAGAAGCTGTAGACAAATTAGAAGAGTATGGTATAGATAAAGGAAAAGGTCTTGTTACTGCAAAGAGAATAAATGAAGAAGATTGGGAGAATAACTGGAAACAATACTATAAGCCAACTAAAGTGGGAAACAGAGTGGTAGTTAAGCCTATTTGGGAAGAATATACAAAGAAAGATGATGAAGTTATTGTTGAATTAGATCCTGGTATGGCTTTTGGAACAGGAACTCATGAAACAACAAGACTTTGTGTTAAGGCTCTTGAGGAATATGTAAAAGAAGATAGTGTAGTTTTTGATATTGGAACAGGTTCAGGTATACTTGCCATATCCGCTGCAAAATTAGGAGCAAAAAAAGTAGTAGGTGTAGACTTAGATCCTGTTGCTGTAGATTCGGCAAAAAAGAATATTTCTTACAATAACATAGATAACATTGAAGTGCTATACGGAAATTTAATGGAAGTAGTAGATGGAAAAGCAAATATAGTTATAGCAAATATCTTAGCAGATGTTATAAAAATATTAGTAGAGGACGTTAAGAAGTTTATTGAAAAGGATGGATATTTTATATCTTCTGGTATAATACTTGAAAGGAAAGCAGATGTTATAGAAAAGCTAGTTGAGTGCGGTTTTACAGTGGAAAAGGTTAATGTTGATGGAGAGTGGTGCTGTATAATAGCTAAAGCTTAG
- the dnaK gene encoding molecular chaperone DnaK translates to MGKIIGIDLGTTNSCVAVMEGGNPVVIPNAEGARTTPSVLAFKDNEERLVGQVAKRQAITNPDKTIISIKRHMGTDYRVDIDDKKYSPEEISAMILQKLKADAEAYLGETVTEAVITVPAYFNDSQRQATKNAGKIAGLDVKRIINEPTAASLAYGLDKTDTSQKIFVYDLGGGTFDVSILELGDGVFEVKATNGNTALGGDDFDQKVMDYIADTFKAENGIDLRNDKMAVQRLKEAAEKAKIELSSATTTNINLPFITADATGPKHIDMNLTRAKFDELTHDLVEATIEPMRKALTDSDLSINDIDKIVLVGGSTRIPAVQEAVKNFTGKEPTKGINPDECVALGAAIQAGVLTGEVKDVLLLDVTPLTLGIETLGGVATPLIERNTTIPTRKSQIFSTAADNQTSVEIHIVQGERKMASDNKTLGRFQLSDIPPAQRGIPQIEVTFDIDANGILNVSAKDKGTGKEANITITASTNLNDDEIDKAVKEAEKFAAEDEKRKETIEVKNNADTIAYQTEKTLKDLGDKVSAEDKKNVEDKLAELKKVKDGDDLEAIKKATEEVTQAFYAISSKMYQEAGGPQAGPQAGPDMGNMGGNNTGKSDDDNVVDADFKVEEDK, encoded by the coding sequence ATGGGAAAAATAATAGGAATAGACTTAGGAACAACTAACTCTTGCGTAGCAGTTATGGAAGGTGGAAATCCAGTTGTTATACCAAATGCTGAAGGTGCTAGAACTACTCCATCAGTATTAGCATTTAAGGATAATGAAGAAAGACTTGTAGGTCAAGTTGCAAAAAGACAAGCAATTACAAATCCTGATAAAACTATAATTTCTATAAAAAGACACATGGGAACAGATTATAGAGTGGATATAGATGATAAAAAATATTCACCAGAAGAAATATCAGCAATGATTCTTCAAAAATTAAAAGCAGATGCAGAAGCATATTTAGGAGAAACTGTAACTGAAGCAGTTATAACAGTACCTGCTTATTTTAATGATAGTCAAAGACAAGCAACTAAAAATGCTGGTAAAATAGCAGGACTTGATGTTAAAAGAATCATAAATGAACCAACAGCAGCATCATTAGCTTATGGTCTTGATAAAACAGATACTTCACAAAAAATCTTTGTATATGACTTAGGTGGAGGTACATTTGATGTATCTATACTTGAACTTGGTGATGGAGTATTTGAAGTTAAAGCTACAAACGGAAATACAGCTTTAGGTGGAGATGACTTTGACCAAAAAGTTATGGACTATATAGCTGATACTTTTAAAGCTGAAAATGGAATAGACTTAAGAAATGATAAGATGGCTGTTCAAAGATTAAAAGAAGCAGCAGAAAAAGCTAAAATAGAATTATCATCAGCAACAACTACTAATATAAACTTACCATTTATAACAGCAGATGCTACTGGTCCAAAACATATAGATATGAATTTGACAAGAGCAAAATTCGATGAATTGACTCATGATTTAGTTGAAGCAACAATAGAACCTATGAGAAAAGCATTAACTGATTCCGATCTTTCAATAAATGATATAGACAAAATTGTTTTAGTTGGAGGTTCAACAAGAATCCCAGCAGTTCAAGAAGCGGTTAAAAATTTCACTGGTAAAGAACCAACAAAAGGAATAAACCCAGATGAATGTGTTGCTTTAGGAGCAGCAATTCAAGCAGGAGTATTAACTGGAGAAGTTAAAGATGTATTACTTTTAGATGTAACTCCACTTACATTAGGAATAGAAACTTTAGGGGGAGTAGCAACTCCATTAATAGAAAGAAATACAACAATACCAACAAGAAAGAGCCAAATATTCTCAACTGCTGCAGATAATCAAACTTCAGTTGAAATTCACATTGTTCAAGGTGAAAGAAAAATGGCTTCAGACAATAAGACTCTTGGAAGATTCCAATTAAGTGATATACCTCCAGCTCAAAGAGGAATTCCACAAATAGAAGTAACTTTTGATATAGATGCTAATGGTATTTTAAATGTTTCTGCAAAAGATAAGGGAACAGGTAAAGAAGCTAATATCACAATTACAGCTTCTACTAACTTAAATGATGATGAAATAGATAAAGCTGTTAAAGAAGCTGAAAAATTTGCAGCAGAAGACGAAAAGAGAAAAGAAACAATAGAAGTTAAAAATAACGCTGATACTATTGCTTATCAAACAGAAAAAACATTAAAAGATTTAGGAGATAAAGTTTCTGCAGAAGATAAGAAGAATGTTGAAGATAAATTAGCAGAACTTAAAAAAGTTAAAGATGGTGATGATCTAGAAGCTATTAAAAAGGCTACTGAAGAAGTAACTCAAGCATTCTATGCTATTTCTTCAAAGATGTATCAAGAAGCAGGTGGCCCACAAGCAGGTCCTCAAGCAGGACCAGACATGGGAAATATGGGTGGAAACAATACAGGAAAATCAGATGATGATAATGTAGTAGATGCTGATTTTAAGGTTGAAGAAGATAAGTAA
- the mtaB gene encoding tRNA (N(6)-L-threonylcarbamoyladenosine(37)-C(2))-methylthiotransferase MtaB has translation MKVAFATLGCRVNQYESEAMAEKFIKSGYEVVPFSEFADVYVVNTCTVTNMSDKKSRQMISRARRLNEDAIIAAVGCYTQIAPDKVKEIKDVDVVLGTRNKGEIVYWVNRSREERSQIVEVNDVLKNKVFEDLTIEEYQDRTRAFLKIQDGCNNFCSYCLIPFARGAVCSKKPEKVISEVRELASHGFKEVILSGIDISSYGVDLEGEHNLLTILQEIDKIDGIERIRIGSIGPEFFNKDIMNGISKLKKLCPHFHLSLQSGCNETLKRMNRRYTVEEYKTIVDGLRDQIKGVSITTDIIVGFPEESEEEFNKTYEFLKEIKLSKMHIFKYSPRTGTKAASMEDQIDGNIKDARSKMLIELNEENERAFMENFIGENMKVLYEQKIDKEEDLYEGYTPNYIKIITKSKEDIRGKIVDTLLKNVSKDHIIGEIQ, from the coding sequence ATGAAAGTTGCCTTTGCTACTTTAGGATGTAGAGTTAATCAATATGAATCAGAGGCTATGGCTGAGAAATTCATTAAAAGTGGATATGAGGTAGTTCCTTTTAGTGAATTTGCAGATGTTTATGTTGTTAATACATGTACTGTTACTAATATGAGTGATAAAAAATCACGTCAAATGATTTCTAGAGCAAGAAGATTAAATGAAGATGCAATTATAGCAGCAGTAGGTTGCTATACACAAATTGCACCTGATAAGGTTAAAGAGATAAAGGATGTAGATGTGGTTTTAGGAACTCGTAATAAAGGGGAAATAGTATATTGGGTAAATAGATCAAGAGAAGAAAGATCACAAATAGTAGAAGTTAATGATGTACTAAAAAATAAGGTATTTGAAGATTTAACAATTGAAGAATATCAGGATAGAACAAGGGCTTTTTTGAAGATTCAAGATGGATGTAATAATTTCTGCTCCTATTGTTTAATTCCTTTTGCAAGAGGGGCTGTATGTAGCAAGAAACCTGAAAAGGTAATTAGCGAAGTGAGGGAACTAGCTAGTCATGGGTTTAAAGAAGTAATTCTATCAGGAATTGATATATCTTCTTATGGAGTTGATTTAGAAGGTGAGCATAACCTCTTGACTATATTACAAGAAATAGACAAAATAGATGGGATAGAGAGAATAAGGATAGGCTCAATTGGACCAGAATTTTTTAATAAAGATATAATGAATGGTATTTCGAAGTTGAAAAAGTTGTGTCCACATTTCCATTTATCTCTTCAAAGTGGATGCAATGAAACTTTAAAGAGGATGAATAGAAGGTATACTGTAGAAGAATATAAAACTATTGTAGATGGTCTTAGAGATCAGATTAAGGGTGTATCTATAACCACAGATATAATTGTAGGATTTCCAGAGGAAAGTGAAGAAGAATTTAATAAAACTTATGAGTTCTTAAAAGAGATAAAGCTTTCTAAAATGCATATATTTAAATATAGTCCTAGAACGGGAACTAAGGCAGCTTCTATGGAAGATCAAATAGATGGAAATATTAAAGATGCTAGAAGTAAGATGCTTATAGAATTAAATGAAGAGAATGAAAGAGCGTTTATGGAGAATTTTATAGGGGAAAATATGAAAGTTTTATATGAACAGAAGATAGATAAAGAGGAAGACTTGTATGAAGGGTATACTCCTAATTATATAAAGATTATAACTAAGTCTAAAGAGGATATAAGAGGAAAAATAGTAGATACATTACTAAAAAATGTAAGTAAAGATCATATTATTGGAGAAATCCAATAA
- the hrcA gene encoding heat-inducible transcriptional repressor HrcA gives MGSYMDERKIKILEAIIRDYIYTGEPVGSRTIAKKYELGVSSATIRNEMSDLEDMGLIEQLHTSSGRKPSDKGYRLYVDKLIQLQQLTTEEELKIKTELINKALFEIDKMVKKATLLLSELTKLTCVVRTPSLKNSRIKTIQLLNIDSNNVLAVIVTQDGIINNNVIRVNKPIDNESLQKVSNTLNLKLSSLTIQDINLEVINELKTSLSGFESIFNGIISALYEALNKSESSEIYCQGASNIFNYAEYKDFERARQFLSLLDNKELIGQLFNNVTFSQNMPEISISIGEENFVDDAKDCSIVSAMYSLGDKPLGTIGLIGPTRMQYSKVISVLNKCVKTLNDNIKEIYSDD, from the coding sequence ATGGGGTCTTATATGGATGAAAGAAAAATTAAAATACTTGAGGCCATTATTCGTGATTATATCTATACTGGAGAACCTGTGGGTTCAAGGACAATTGCTAAAAAATATGAATTGGGTGTAAGTTCTGCTACTATAAGAAATGAAATGTCAGATCTTGAAGATATGGGATTAATAGAACAACTCCATACTTCTTCAGGAAGAAAACCCTCAGATAAAGGGTATAGACTATATGTAGATAAATTAATCCAATTGCAGCAGTTGACTACAGAAGAAGAGCTCAAAATAAAGACAGAGCTTATAAATAAAGCTTTATTTGAAATAGACAAAATGGTTAAAAAAGCTACGTTACTTCTTTCGGAACTTACAAAATTAACTTGTGTAGTAAGAACGCCATCGTTAAAGAATAGTCGTATAAAAACTATTCAGCTTTTAAACATAGATAGTAATAATGTATTGGCAGTTATAGTTACACAAGATGGCATAATCAATAATAATGTGATACGTGTAAACAAACCTATAGATAATGAGTCTCTTCAAAAGGTATCAAATACACTAAATTTAAAACTTAGCAGTTTAACTATACAAGACATTAATTTGGAAGTAATAAATGAGTTAAAGACGAGTTTAAGTGGATTTGAAAGTATCTTTAATGGAATTATTTCTGCTCTTTATGAGGCTTTAAATAAGTCTGAGAGTAGCGAAATATATTGCCAAGGGGCTTCTAATATATTTAATTATGCGGAATACAAAGATTTTGAAAGAGCTAGACAGTTCTTATCTTTGTTAGATAATAAGGAATTAATAGGACAGCTATTTAATAATGTCACATTTTCACAGAATATGCCTGAAATTTCAATAAGTATAGGCGAGGAAAATTTTGTAGATGATGCTAAAGATTGTAGCATTGTTTCAGCTATGTATAGTTTAGGAGATAAACCGTTGGGTACAATAGGATTAATAGGTCCAACGAGAATGCAGTATTCAAAGGTTATATCTGTACTTAATAAATGTGTTAAAACATTAAATGATAATATAAAAGAAATATATTCTGATGATTAA
- the hemW gene encoding radical SAM family heme chaperone HemW, producing MNDGIALYIHIPFCKQKCLYCDFPSYCGEENKMLSYSKALSKEINRIKDKKISTIFIGGGTPTYLSLEGWNMIKESIKRLNTTDDLEFTVEGNPGTFSEDKLLLFRSIGVNRLSIGLQAWQNEHLKRLGRIHSVEEFLESFYMARKVGFENINVDLMFGLPEQSLEEWKQTLKNVTSLEPEHLSCYSLIVEEGTKFYDLYEKDKLKLPNEDIEREMYRFTLQYLREKEYYQYEISNFSKHNRECKHNLVYWNLEEYLGCGAAAHSYINGYRCRNVANINKYIANEDKGISTVEEKNKNSEKDDMEEFMFMGLRKIDGISVKKFNKKFRTSIYDIYGDVIKKYISQNLLVDQKGHIFLTPRGVEISNTVMSDFIL from the coding sequence ATGAATGATGGCATTGCTTTATATATACATATTCCATTTTGTAAGCAAAAATGTTTGTATTGTGATTTTCCATCTTATTGTGGAGAGGAAAATAAAATGCTTAGTTATTCAAAAGCCCTTTCTAAAGAAATAAATAGAATAAAAGATAAAAAAATAAGTACAATATTTATAGGTGGGGGAACTCCCACCTATTTATCTTTAGAAGGCTGGAATATGATTAAAGAAAGCATAAAAAGACTAAATACAACTGATGATTTGGAATTTACTGTAGAAGGCAATCCTGGAACGTTTAGTGAAGACAAACTACTTCTCTTTAGAAGTATAGGTGTTAATAGATTAAGTATAGGACTTCAGGCTTGGCAAAATGAGCATCTTAAAAGATTGGGAAGAATACACTCAGTAGAAGAATTCTTAGAAAGTTTTTATATGGCAAGAAAAGTTGGATTTGAAAATATAAACGTAGATTTAATGTTTGGATTACCAGAGCAAAGTTTGGAAGAGTGGAAGCAAACATTAAAAAATGTTACAAGTTTGGAACCAGAACATTTGTCTTGTTATAGTTTAATAGTAGAGGAAGGTACAAAATTTTATGATTTATATGAAAAAGATAAATTAAAATTACCAAATGAAGATATAGAAAGAGAAATGTATAGATTTACTTTACAGTATTTAAGAGAAAAAGAATATTATCAATATGAAATATCAAATTTTTCAAAACATAATAGAGAATGTAAACATAATTTAGTATATTGGAATTTAGAAGAATATTTAGGATGTGGTGCTGCTGCTCATTCGTATATTAATGGGTATAGATGTAGGAATGTTGCAAATATAAATAAATACATCGCTAATGAAGATAAGGGAATTTCTACTGTGGAAGAAAAAAATAAAAACTCAGAAAAAGATGATATGGAAGAGTTTATGTTTATGGGACTCAGAAAGATTGATGGAATATCAGTAAAAAAATTTAACAAAAAATTCAGAACTTCTATATATGACATTTATGGTGATGTTATAAAAAAATATATAAGTCAAAATCTGTTGGTAGACCAGAAAGGACATATATTTTTAACTCCTAGAGGAGTAGAAATATCCAATACTGTAATGAGTGATTTTATATTGTAG
- a CDS encoding histidine triad nucleotide-binding protein, translated as MEECIFCKIIKGDIPSKKIYEDDVVLCFEDINPAAPVHVLVIPKKHIKSLNEMSNEDSSIIAHIFSVSRDIAKKLNIDDNGYRIVMNCGKDGGQEVEHIHFHMLGGRNLSWPPG; from the coding sequence ATGGAGGAGTGCATATTCTGTAAAATAATTAAGGGTGATATACCATCTAAGAAAATTTATGAAGATGATGTAGTATTGTGTTTTGAAGATATAAATCCGGCAGCACCGGTTCATGTTCTCGTAATACCTAAAAAACATATAAAGAGTTTAAATGAGATGAGCAATGAAGATTCAAGCATAATAGCACATATTTTTTCTGTAAGCAGAGATATTGCAAAAAAATTAAATATAGATGATAATGGATACAGAATTGTCATGAATTGTGGTAAAGATGGAGGACAAGAAGTTGAACATATTCATTTTCACATGCTAGGAGGAAGAAATTTATCTTGGCCACCAGGCTAA